From a region of the Gemmatimonadota bacterium genome:
- the icd gene encoding isocitrate dehydrogenase (NADP(+)): MPEGYQFARIPEDGAPVTYRDGQLAVPNTPIIPYIEGDGTGPDIWRAARRVLEAAVERAYGGERRLAWMEVAAGEKAARATGEWLPEETLQALRDFRVGIKGPLTTPVGGGIRSLNVALRQLLDLYACIRPVRYIAGVPSPHREPEQVDFVIFRENTEDVYAGIEWPAGSAEAEQLRGFLVETLGADVRQGSALGVKPMSEFGSKRLIAAAIRYALQSRRPSVTLVHKGNIMKYTEGAFRDWGYEVAREQFGGSTVSEAEATPDDGRVVIKDRIADAMFQQILLRPGEYSVIATPNLNGDYLSDAAAAMVGGLGMAPGANVGDEVAVFEATHGTAPKYAGLDKVNPGSLILSGMMLLEHLGWEEAARLVLRGLEGAVRSKVVTYDLARQMDGATLVSTSGFAEAIVQHMAGAA, translated from the coding sequence ATGCCTGAAGGATACCAGTTCGCGCGCATCCCTGAAGACGGCGCCCCCGTCACCTACCGGGACGGCCAGTTGGCCGTGCCCAACACGCCGATCATCCCCTACATCGAGGGGGACGGCACAGGTCCGGACATCTGGCGCGCGGCTCGCCGCGTCCTCGAGGCGGCCGTCGAGCGCGCCTACGGCGGCGAGCGCCGCCTGGCCTGGATGGAAGTTGCGGCGGGCGAGAAGGCGGCGCGCGCGACGGGGGAGTGGCTGCCCGAGGAGACGCTGCAAGCACTCCGTGACTTCAGGGTCGGCATCAAGGGGCCGCTCACCACGCCCGTGGGGGGCGGGATCCGCTCCCTCAACGTCGCGCTCCGGCAGTTGCTCGACCTTTACGCCTGTATCCGTCCCGTGCGCTACATCGCGGGGGTGCCTTCGCCCCACCGCGAGCCGGAGCAGGTGGATTTCGTGATCTTCCGGGAGAACACGGAAGACGTCTACGCGGGGATTGAGTGGCCGGCGGGCAGCGCGGAAGCGGAGCAGTTGCGCGGCTTCCTGGTGGAAACGCTGGGGGCGGACGTCCGGCAGGGGAGCGCCCTGGGTGTCAAGCCGATGAGCGAATTCGGCAGCAAGCGCCTGATCGCCGCCGCGATCCGCTACGCGCTCCAGAGCCGCCGCCCCTCCGTGACCCTGGTGCACAAGGGCAACATCATGAAGTACACGGAGGGCGCGTTCCGCGACTGGGGGTACGAGGTCGCCCGCGAGCAGTTTGGGGGGTCTACCGTCTCCGAGGCCGAGGCGACGCCGGATGACGGCCGCGTCGTCATCAAGGACCGGATCGCCGACGCCATGTTCCAGCAGATCCTGTTGCGGCCCGGCGAGTACTCCGTCATCGCCACCCCCAACCTGAACGGGGATTACCTCTCGGACGCCGCCGCGGCCATGGTGGGCGGACTGGGAATGGCGCCGGGCGCCAATGTGGGAGATGAAGTGGCCGTGTTCGAGGCGACGCACGGCACGGCGCCGAAGTACGCGGGGCTGGACAAGGTGAACCCGGGCTCCCTCATCCTGTCCGGCATGATGCTGCTCGAGCACCTCGGCTGGGAGGAAGCCGCCCGTCTCGTGCTGCGCGGGCTCGAGGGTGCCGTACGCAGCAAAGTCGTGACCTATGACCTGGCGCGGCAGATGGACGGTGCCACGCTGGTTTCGACCTCGGGCTTCGCCGAGG